One genomic segment of Spirochaeta cellobiosiphila DSM 17781 includes these proteins:
- a CDS encoding ABC transporter ATP-binding protein, with protein MSDNKRKPPAPGSMGRTNAPARKAKDIKGTILRLVKYFNVRKVQLGIVVLLAIFSTAFNIIGPKLQGKVTTKLYEGFMGKFVAIKLGKPMPSLDFNYMEKILLLVLGLYLISALLGYLQSLLMSDVAQKIVFDIREEVNKKLHRLPLKYYDSQSHGEVMSRVTNDIDNIANTLQQSLTQFITSTCTILGILIMMLSISPLLTLISVLTLPTAMLGTFGIAKRSQKFFGDQQKELGNMNGHVEEMYSGFTIIKSFDRVEESKEKFSKINKNLGEAGWRAQFISGIVMPVMNCINNIGYVLICVVGGVLTSKNIIDLGDIQAFIQYSRRFNMPISQLSNIANVLQSTLASAERVFEVLDEPELEPDHKDAYAIDKPEGYVTFKDLQFGYLEDQLLMDGVNLKVTKGQTVAIVGPTGAGKTTLVNLLMRFYEINGGSISIDEHDVRDITRGSLRKSFGMVLQDTWLFKGSIKDNIAYGCDNATEEEIHRAAIAAHADHFIRALPHGYDTIINEEASNLSQGEKQLLTIARAILSDPAILILDEATSSVDTRTEVYIQKAMNRLMKGRTSFVIAHRLSTIRDAEKIIVMNKGNIIESGNHHELLEQKGFYADLYNSQFAE; from the coding sequence ATGAGTGATAACAAGAGAAAACCACCAGCACCTGGCTCAATGGGCAGAACTAATGCTCCAGCCAGGAAAGCCAAGGACATAAAAGGGACCATTCTTCGTCTTGTAAAATACTTTAATGTCCGTAAAGTCCAATTAGGAATTGTGGTATTACTGGCTATATTTAGTACGGCCTTTAATATAATTGGGCCAAAACTGCAAGGGAAAGTTACAACTAAACTCTATGAAGGATTCATGGGTAAATTCGTAGCTATAAAACTGGGAAAACCAATGCCTAGCTTAGATTTCAATTACATGGAGAAAATCCTACTACTAGTATTGGGACTGTATTTAATCAGTGCTTTATTAGGCTATTTGCAGAGTTTATTAATGTCCGATGTTGCTCAGAAGATTGTTTTTGATATACGGGAAGAGGTTAATAAAAAGCTTCATAGACTTCCACTAAAATACTATGATAGTCAAAGTCATGGAGAAGTAATGAGCCGTGTTACCAACGACATTGATAATATCGCTAATACCCTTCAACAAAGTTTAACTCAATTTATTACATCAACTTGTACAATCTTGGGAATACTAATCATGATGTTGTCCATTAGTCCCTTACTAACCTTGATCAGTGTACTAACATTACCAACAGCCATGCTTGGAACCTTTGGCATAGCAAAAAGATCTCAAAAGTTTTTTGGAGATCAGCAAAAAGAATTAGGCAATATGAATGGGCATGTGGAGGAAATGTACAGTGGTTTTACCATTATCAAATCCTTCGACAGAGTGGAAGAATCAAAAGAAAAGTTTTCCAAAATCAATAAGAACTTAGGAGAAGCGGGTTGGAGAGCTCAATTCATCTCAGGAATTGTTATGCCTGTTATGAATTGTATTAACAATATTGGTTATGTATTGATATGCGTTGTGGGAGGCGTTTTAACATCCAAGAACATTATAGACCTTGGTGATATTCAGGCATTTATTCAATATTCGCGCAGGTTCAATATGCCTATATCACAACTATCTAACATAGCCAATGTCCTGCAATCAACTCTAGCTTCTGCAGAACGGGTCTTTGAAGTATTAGATGAACCAGAACTGGAACCAGATCACAAGGATGCCTATGCAATTGATAAACCAGAGGGATATGTCACTTTTAAAGATTTGCAGTTTGGTTATCTAGAAGACCAACTTCTAATGGACGGTGTGAATCTTAAGGTTACTAAAGGTCAAACAGTAGCTATTGTAGGCCCTACTGGAGCAGGGAAAACAACCCTTGTAAACCTACTCATGAGATTTTATGAAATCAATGGCGGTTCCATCAGCATAGATGAACATGATGTACGTGATATCACCAGAGGTTCCTTGCGAAAATCCTTTGGAATGGTATTACAAGACACATGGTTATTTAAAGGTTCCATAAAAGACAACATAGCTTACGGTTGTGATAATGCAACAGAGGAAGAGATCCATAGAGCAGCCATTGCCGCTCACGCAGATCACTTTATCAGAGCTCTACCACATGGTTATGACACGATTATTAATGAGGAAGCTAGTAATCTATCCCAAGGGGAAAAGCAGTTATTAACTATTGCAAGAGCTATTTTATCTGATCCAGCTATACTCATCCTTGATGAGGCTACAAGTAGTGTAGATACACGAACAGAAGTTTATATACAAAAGGCTATGAACAGATTAATGAAGGGACGAACCAGCTTTGTCATTGCGCACCGATTATCAACAATCAGGGATGCTGAAAAAATAATTGTCATGAATAAAGGTAATATAATTGAGTCCGGGAATCATCATGAGTTACTCGAACAGAAAGGATTCTATGCGGATCTATACAATAGTCAATTTGCCGAGTAA